The genome window ATCGCTGTCGGCGTCGCAAGATCCGTATGTCCAGCAATTCCTGAAGGGCGAGCCCGACGGCCCCGTCGCGTTCCAGTACCCCGAAACGCCCGCTTTCCAAAAGTGGCTTACCGCACAGAAGGGGCGCAAAGCATGAGCGGAGAAAATAACGCCGTAAGCGCGCTGGGGGGCTGGGTCCGCACCCGCGTCTCCGCCATTGGCGGTTTCGCCAGATTCTTCGGCGCCATGCTGGCGCGCAGCGGCATTGCGTTGTCGCGGCCGCGCCTGGTGTCGCAACAGGTCCATTTCATTGGCAACTATTCGCTCCTGATCATCGCCGTGTCCGGCATGTTCGTGGGCTTTGTGCTGGGTCTACAGGGCTACTACACACTGAACCGCTATGGCTCCGAAGAGGCCTTGGGTCTGCTCGTGGCCCTGTCGCTCGTGCGCGAACTTGGACCTGTCGTGACCGCGCTGCTGTTTGCGGGACGCGCCGGCACGTCGCTGACTGCCGAGATCGGCCTGATGAAAGCTGGCGAACAGTTATCCGCCATGGAAGTCATGGCCGTGGACCCCGTGCGCCGCGTTCTGGTGCCGCGCCTGTGGGGCGGCATCATCGCCATGCCCATTCTGGCCGCCGTGTTTTCCATGGTGGGTATTCTGGGCGGCTGGGTCGTCGGTGTACTGATGATCGGCGTTGATGCCGGCGCCTTCTGGTCACAGATGCAAAGCGGCGTCGATGTCTGGAACGACGTGGCCAACGGCGTCATTAAAAGTCTGGTGTTCGGCGTCACCGTGACGCTGGTTGCGCTTTACGAAGGCTGGCAGGCCAAGCCCACCCCTGAAGGCGTTGCTCGCGCCACCACGCGTACCGTGGTCGTGGGTTCGCTGGCGGTACTTGGGCTGGACTTCCTGCTCACCGCCTTGATGTTTGGAAATTGATACGGATCGATCATGTCACGCGAAAAAACCGACTTCTGGGTAGGCCTGTTTATCTTGCTGGGCGCGGTCGCGCTGGCATTCCTGGCGTTGCGCGCCGGCAACTTAAGCGCGTTTTCGTTCGCGCCGACCTATACGCTGTCGGCCAAGTTCGATAACGTAGGCGGCCTCAAGGCGCGCGCGGCGGTAAAAAGCGCCGGTGTTGTGGTGGGCCGGGTAGCCAACATTTCGTTTGACGA of Achromobacter seleniivolatilans contains these proteins:
- the mlaE gene encoding lipid asymmetry maintenance ABC transporter permease subunit MlaE, whose product is MSGENNAVSALGGWVRTRVSAIGGFARFFGAMLARSGIALSRPRLVSQQVHFIGNYSLLIIAVSGMFVGFVLGLQGYYTLNRYGSEEALGLLVALSLVRELGPVVTALLFAGRAGTSLTAEIGLMKAGEQLSAMEVMAVDPVRRVLVPRLWGGIIAMPILAAVFSMVGILGGWVVGVLMIGVDAGAFWSQMQSGVDVWNDVANGVIKSLVFGVTVTLVALYEGWQAKPTPEGVARATTRTVVVGSLAVLGLDFLLTALMFGN